The genome window GAACACCGACAGGTGGACGTTGCCGTCACCCACGTGCCCGCATCCCGTGATCAGGGCGCCGTGCGTGGCGGCCACCTCGGCGACGGCCGACATGTAGGCGGGGATGGCCGCCCGGGGCACGACCACGTCGACGATGTCGTCGGCGCCCGCCGCCTTGGCCACGAAGAACGCCTTCTCGCGGGCGCTGATGAGCTGGGTGGCGGCCTGGGCGGGCAGCACGTAGACCTCCATCGCCCCCAGTTCGACCAGGAGCTCGCCGAGCGACGACACGTCGTCGTCGAGGCGGTCCTCGTGGGCGTCCTCGAGCACGATCACGAGATAGGCCAGCGCCCCCTCGCGCACGGCCGCCGGGATCCCCAGGTCGAGCCCCACGTTGGCCGTGATGGCGTCCATGGTGATCATGTCGACGTACTCCAGGATGAGCGGGCCGACGCCGTGGGCGACGATGCGGGGCACCGCCGCGGTGACCTGCTCCAGCGTGGTGAACGGGGCCAGGACGGTGGCGGCGTGCCCGGGCCGGGGGTGGAGCTTCAGGGTGGTCTCGGTGACGAAGGCCAGGGTGCCCTCGGACCCCACGATGAGCTGGGTGAGGTCGTACCCGGTGGAGTTCTTCACGAACTTGCCCCCGGTGCGGATGACATCGCCCCCGGCGAGCACAGCCTCGAGGCCGAGGACGTGGTGCCGGGTGACCCCGTACTTGATGGCCCGCATGCCGCCGGCGTTGGTGGCCACGTTGCCCCCCAGCGACGCGCCGGCCTCTCCCGGGAACACCGGGTACACGAGCCCGTGCTCGGCGGCGGCCCGGTTGAGCTCGTCGAGGGTGACCCCGGGCTGGACGACGGCCACGTGGTTGTCGAGGTCGATCTCGAGGATTCGGTCCATCCGCTCGAACGAGACCAGGATCCCGTCCGCCGGGGAGATCGCCGCGCCCGAGAGCCCGGTGCCGCTGCCCCGGGCGGTGACCGGGAGCTGGAGCTCGTCGGCCAACCTGAGCACGGCGGACACCTCGGCCGTGGTGCCGGGCCGGACGACGGCGAGCGGCGCGCTGGCCGTCGCCGTCAGGGCCTCGTCGTGGCCGTAGTCGGGGGAGACCGCCTCGCCGACGAGGACGTTGGCGGCCCCCACCACGTCGGCGAGCAACTCGACGATCTCGGCCATAGCGGGCGTCTCCTGGTCGGTCCGACCGCCACTGTAGAGCGCGGCCCCATCCCCGTCCGGCGGCACACCGACGGGGATCGGTCGCACCGAGGGCGCGCGTGGGGGAGGATCTACCGAAGTGAACTGGGTCGACTACGTGCTGCTCGTGATCGTGGCGCTGTCGGGCATCCACGGGCTGCGACTCGGGGCCGCCACGCAGGTGCTGTCGTTCGGGGGATTCTGGCTCGGGCTGTTCATCGGTGCCCTGGTGGCGCCGTCGCTGGCCGGGCTGGCCTCGGGCACCACGGCCAAGACGCTGGTGGCTCTGGTCGTCCTCATCGGGGTGGCCACGATCCTCGGCGCCGTGGGCCGCCTGCTCGGCGTGCGCTCCAGCCGGTTCCTGCAACGGCTGCGCCTGGGCCCGCTCGACTCGGCCTTCGGCGTGGCCGTGGCGGTGGTCGCCACGCTCATCGCCACCTGGCTGGTGGCCAGCCTCCTGTCCGACAGCCGGTACCCGAGCCTCGCCCGGGCCGTGCAGCAGTCGCGCATCGTGCGCGCCCTC of Acidimicrobiales bacterium contains these proteins:
- a CDS encoding FAD-linked oxidase C-terminal domain-containing protein, with translation MAEIVELLADVVGAANVLVGEAVSPDYGHDEALTATASAPLAVVRPGTTAEVSAVLRLADELQLPVTARGSGTGLSGAAISPADGILVSFERMDRILEIDLDNHVAVVQPGVTLDELNRAAAEHGLVYPVFPGEAGASLGGNVATNAGGMRAIKYGVTRHHVLGLEAVLAGGDVIRTGGKFVKNSTGYDLTQLIVGSEGTLAFVTETTLKLHPRPGHAATVLAPFTTLEQVTAAVPRIVAHGVGPLILEYVDMITMDAITANVGLDLGIPAAVREGALAYLVIVLEDAHEDRLDDDVSSLGELLVELGAMEVYVLPAQAATQLISAREKAFFVAKAAGADDIVDVVVPRAAIPAYMSAVAEVAATHGALITGCGHVGDGNVHLSVFQPDPDRRAEVLRAVFRAGMGLGGAISGEHGIGTEKKKYFHEMEDPVKLGLMRAIKRAFDPHGILGPGTLLD